The following proteins are encoded in a genomic region of Neisseria perflava:
- a CDS encoding DNA cytosine methyltransferase: MSSKKISKFNSSDKKPRILSLFSGCGGLDLGFHQAGYETVWANDFSHWACESFRKNIGDVIVEGDIEQIDPNDPTIPDCDIILGGFPCQDFSMIWKQPGLEGERGNLYKSFLRFVNAKKPKVFVAENVKGLLTANKKKAIQQIITDFENCGYYVQAKLYNFAEFGVPQFRERVLIVGVRLDTGFDFRHPEPTHNETGENGLKPYVTAGQAISNIPQNASNNELLKISDKTRRMLDLIPEGGNFTDIPKDHPLYVKGMISHVYRRMHRDEPSKTIIAAGGGGTWGYHFPEPRAFTNRERARLQSFPDDFEFVGSTTEVRRQIGNAVPPQGVVELAKSILPIFSGNYEKVDLHEKLVAEKEILFHDRLSKIRGGKQ, translated from the coding sequence ATGTCATCTAAAAAAATCTCAAAGTTTAATTCATCTGACAAGAAACCCAGAATTCTATCTCTATTTTCAGGATGTGGAGGTTTAGATTTGGGTTTTCACCAAGCTGGTTATGAAACTGTTTGGGCGAACGATTTTTCCCATTGGGCTTGCGAAAGTTTCCGTAAAAATATTGGCGATGTCATTGTAGAAGGCGATATTGAACAAATAGATCCTAACGATCCAACTATTCCCGATTGCGACATCATTTTAGGCGGATTCCCTTGCCAAGATTTTTCCATGATTTGGAAACAGCCGGGCCTAGAGGGTGAGCGTGGCAATCTTTATAAAAGCTTTTTACGTTTTGTAAATGCAAAAAAACCAAAAGTCTTTGTTGCTGAGAACGTAAAAGGTTTGTTGACTGCCAACAAGAAAAAAGCCATCCAGCAAATTATTACCGATTTTGAAAATTGCGGTTATTACGTTCAGGCGAAGCTATATAACTTTGCAGAATTTGGCGTACCTCAATTTCGTGAACGTGTGCTGATTGTAGGAGTACGTTTAGATACAGGATTTGATTTTCGCCATCCAGAACCAACGCATAATGAAACTGGCGAAAATGGTTTAAAACCATATGTAACTGCTGGTCAAGCGATATCTAATATTCCACAGAATGCCAGTAATAATGAATTGCTGAAAATCAGCGATAAAACACGCCGTATGTTGGACTTAATTCCTGAAGGTGGCAATTTTACCGATATTCCCAAAGATCATCCTTTATATGTAAAAGGTATGATTAGCCACGTTTATCGTCGTATGCATCGAGACGAGCCGTCAAAAACAATTATTGCAGCAGGTGGTGGTGGCACTTGGGGCTACCATTTTCCTGAACCGCGTGCCTTTACTAACCGTGAACGCGCAAGGTTGCAAAGCTTTCCTGATGATTTTGAATTTGTCGGCTCAACAACCGAAGTACGCCGTCAGATTGGTAATGCTGTCCCGCCTCAAGGAGTGGTTGAACTGGCAAAAAGCATTTTACCGATTTTTTCAGGCAACTATGAGAAAGTAGATTTGCATGAGAAATTGGTCGCAGAAAAAGAAATTTTGTTTCATGACCGATTAAGCAAAATTCGAGGGGGAAAACAATGA
- a CDS encoding restriction endonuclease PLD domain-containing protein: MNTVFSNIANAKITEKSLNAVWMDLFKSADEVLMATGYVSNDAVVELHKILELNDHIQKIDLLVGMHYLEGFSRLQYDSLCRLNQFLLHENRGAVYISPFVKFHGKMYAFKNQQQINGLIGSANLTCFWDSTERTYETMLHLNGEPAQILQANIQSTIHKLGKNIQEVERPSKFIEHNSHLENCLGVQKIAPEKIRQLFAQTSKYNFSIPAKTEEKSNLNVFFGEGRRDKRGFIKPRPWYEVELIVSKNITSKEGYPILKSFTVITDDGWQFQCRTSGDYSKNFRSENDLKTLGKWIKGRLESRGCLQNNEKITHETLHQYGNDHFEFRSTDNPNVWLLSFKGKY, encoded by the coding sequence ATGAATACAGTTTTTTCCAATATCGCCAATGCCAAAATCACTGAAAAATCACTTAATGCGGTTTGGATGGATTTATTTAAATCAGCGGATGAAGTGTTGATGGCGACTGGTTATGTATCTAATGACGCAGTGGTTGAGTTACATAAAATCTTGGAGCTAAATGATCATATTCAAAAAATAGATTTATTGGTCGGAATGCATTATTTGGAAGGTTTTAGCCGTTTGCAATACGACAGCTTGTGTAGACTGAACCAATTTTTGCTGCATGAAAACAGAGGAGCGGTCTATATTTCTCCCTTTGTAAAATTTCACGGCAAAATGTATGCCTTCAAAAATCAACAACAAATTAATGGATTAATTGGCTCTGCGAACTTAACGTGTTTTTGGGATAGCACGGAACGTACTTATGAAACTATGTTACATTTGAACGGTGAGCCTGCACAGATTTTGCAGGCAAATATTCAAAGCACCATTCATAAGCTAGGCAAAAATATCCAAGAAGTTGAGAGACCGAGTAAATTTATTGAACATAACAGCCATTTAGAAAATTGTTTGGGTGTGCAAAAAATTGCACCAGAAAAGATTCGGCAATTATTTGCCCAAACGTCAAAATATAATTTCTCTATTCCAGCTAAAACCGAAGAAAAAAGTAATTTGAATGTATTTTTTGGAGAGGGGAGGCGAGATAAACGGGGTTTTATTAAACCAAGACCTTGGTATGAAGTAGAGTTGATTGTATCCAAAAACATCACTTCAAAAGAAGGTTATCCGATTCTGAAGTCTTTTACAGTTATTACCGATGATGGTTGGCAATTTCAATGTAGGACATCGGGTGACTATTCTAAAAATTTTCGCTCAGAAAATGATTTGAAGACACTTGGCAAATGGATTAAAGGTCGCTTGGAAAGTCGTGGCTGCCTGCAAAATAACGAGAAAATTACGCATGAAACCTTACACCAATACGGCAACGATCATTTTGAATTTCGTTCAACTGACAACCCTAATGTCTGGCTACTCTCATTTAAGGGAAAATACTAA
- a CDS encoding Z1 domain-containing protein, producing MLKTYLNQLTPPELADSVRKTVDGFMEKFKQTERKIAQNVLLLGNVQSGKTAQVLGVLSALADDGDHKVFLYLTTDSVDLQDQTVKRAKANLKNFIVLSEVDDRSFMEVMKAKNPILVVIKKNARVLRRWRNLFASQSSLKGYPLVIVDDEADAASLNTNADKPDKDASTINKLLNDIKNSCCQSLFIQLTATPQSLLLQHEASDWQPEFIHFFEAGEKYIGGNFVFSDPPSYIVRFIDSELDDMKDKSGEIAEGVKQALLSFLITCAEFALCDKTNCNFALHPSYKIQDHQAFSQKIRAFLNDLVQAINNGEDLSGSFKESYLDLQKTKPDIHHFDEIYEKLTTLLEKRQICTLVVNSQTEADFDLEKGFNIIIGGNVIGRGLTIPKLQTVYYSRTAKKPNADTFWQHSRIFGYDRDKSLLRLYIPSDVYHFFVQLNQANNLIIEQAKKSDGNIQVIYPKNINPTRKNVLKADSINQMVGGVNYFPLRPNENNLLAINGILPSVLIDKVQSDLYQIDIEDLFLILDKLGNYVPDDWDKEKFIAGIEALKTQRPTFKIYVLVKTGRNLSRSTGTMLSEEDRKLGERYPNDLFLTLYQVVGNKDKGWQGENFWLPNIKLPYKGLVYWGVK from the coding sequence ATGCTAAAAACCTACTTGAATCAATTAACCCCGCCTGAATTGGCTGATTCCGTAAGAAAAACCGTTGATGGTTTTATGGAAAAATTTAAACAAACTGAGCGGAAAATCGCCCAAAATGTTTTATTGTTAGGCAATGTTCAAAGTGGCAAAACGGCGCAGGTTTTGGGCGTATTAAGCGCGTTGGCTGACGATGGCGATCATAAAGTTTTTCTGTACCTCACCACCGATAGCGTAGATTTACAGGATCAAACAGTCAAACGAGCCAAAGCCAATCTGAAAAACTTTATCGTATTGTCTGAAGTTGACGACCGAAGTTTTATGGAAGTAATGAAAGCAAAAAATCCCATCTTGGTCGTTATTAAAAAGAATGCCCGTGTATTGAGACGTTGGCGCAATCTGTTTGCCAGTCAAAGTAGCCTGAAAGGCTATCCTTTGGTCATTGTGGATGATGAAGCAGACGCAGCTAGTTTAAATACCAATGCAGATAAGCCCGATAAAGATGCTAGCACCATCAATAAACTATTAAATGACATCAAAAATTCCTGCTGTCAAAGCCTGTTTATCCAGTTGACTGCCACACCTCAATCGCTTTTGTTGCAACACGAAGCATCCGATTGGCAACCTGAATTTATCCACTTCTTTGAAGCAGGCGAAAAATACATCGGTGGCAACTTTGTCTTTTCTGACCCACCTAGCTATATCGTTCGTTTTATTGATAGTGAATTGGATGATATGAAAGACAAGAGTGGTGAAATTGCTGAAGGGGTAAAACAGGCATTGCTTAGTTTTCTAATAACCTGTGCAGAATTCGCGCTATGTGATAAAACTAACTGCAATTTTGCACTACATCCAAGCTATAAAATTCAAGACCATCAAGCTTTTTCACAGAAAATCAGAGCCTTTTTGAATGATTTGGTGCAAGCAATTAATAACGGGGAAGATCTTTCAGGCAGCTTTAAAGAAAGTTATTTGGATTTGCAAAAGACCAAGCCCGATATTCATCACTTTGATGAAATATACGAAAAATTGACTACACTTTTGGAGAAAAGGCAAATCTGTACCCTTGTCGTTAATTCGCAGACAGAAGCAGATTTTGACTTGGAAAAAGGTTTCAACATCATTATTGGTGGTAATGTGATTGGTCGTGGCTTGACTATTCCAAAACTGCAAACAGTTTATTACAGTCGTACAGCTAAAAAACCTAATGCAGATACTTTTTGGCAGCATTCGCGCATTTTTGGATATGACCGAGATAAATCATTGTTACGGCTTTATATTCCGTCTGATGTCTATCATTTCTTTGTTCAACTCAATCAGGCCAACAATCTGATTATTGAGCAGGCAAAAAAATCAGATGGCAATATTCAGGTTATTTACCCGAAAAACATCAATCCGACCAGAAAGAATGTATTAAAAGCTGATAGTATCAATCAAATGGTTGGTGGTGTAAATTACTTTCCACTTCGTCCGAATGAGAATAACTTGTTGGCTATAAACGGTATTCTTCCATCTGTTTTGATAGATAAGGTGCAATCTGATTTGTATCAAATAGACATAGAAGATCTATTCTTGATTTTAGATAAGCTTGGTAATTATGTACCTGATGACTGGGATAAGGAAAAATTTATTGCCGGCATAGAAGCATTAAAAACGCAACGTCCAACTTTTAAAATCTATGTTTTGGTTAAAACAGGACGTAATCTTTCTCGATCAACAGGCACAATGCTCTCGGAAGAAGACCGCAAATTAGGAGAAAGATATCCCAATGATTTATTCCTTACACTTTATCAAGTAGTAGGA